One Scyliorhinus canicula chromosome 9, sScyCan1.1, whole genome shotgun sequence DNA segment encodes these proteins:
- the calca gene encoding calcitonin/calcitonin-related polypeptide, alpha isoform X2, whose translation MVLLKISAFLVVYAVFVCQINSSHAVPLRSVLESSSDRVALNDYEVRRLLNALVKEFMQMMAEELEQQVPDANSSVPLEKRACKTATCATHRLADFLSRTGGMGNSDFVPTDVGANAFGRRRRNVQM comes from the exons ATGGTTCTGCTGAAGATCTCCGCTTTCCTTGTGGTCTATGCTGTTTTTGTATGTCAGATAAACAGCTCCCATGCAGTCCCCCTCAG ATCTGTGCTGGAGTCATCTTCAGACAGGGTGGCGCTCAATGATTACGAAGTTCGACGATTGCTGAATGCGCTAGTGAAGGAGTTCATGCAGATGATGGCCGAGGAACTGGAGCAACAAGTACCCGATGCCAATAG CAGTGTCCCTCTGGAGAAGCGAGCCTGCAAAACGGCCACCTGCGCGACTCACCGCCTGGCTGACTTCCTCAGCCGGACCGGAGGCATGGGCAACAGCGACTTCGTCCCGACCGACGTAGGGGCCAACGCCTTCGGAAGGCGAAGGAGAAACGTCCAGATGTAG
- the calca gene encoding calcitonin/calcitonin-related polypeptide, alpha isoform X3 — protein sequence MVLLKISAFLVVYAVFVCQINSSHAVPLRSVLESSSDRVALNDYEVRRLLNALVKEFMQMMAEELEQQVPDANSVPLEKRACKTATCATHRLADFLSRTGGMGNSDFVPTDVGANAFGRRRRNVQM from the exons ATGGTTCTGCTGAAGATCTCCGCTTTCCTTGTGGTCTATGCTGTTTTTGTATGTCAGATAAACAGCTCCCATGCAGTCCCCCTCAG ATCTGTGCTGGAGTCATCTTCAGACAGGGTGGCGCTCAATGATTACGAAGTTCGACGATTGCTGAATGCGCTAGTGAAGGAGTTCATGCAGATGATGGCCGAGGAACTGGAGCAACAAGTACCCGATGCCAATAG TGTCCCTCTGGAGAAGCGAGCCTGCAAAACGGCCACCTGCGCGACTCACCGCCTGGCTGACTTCCTCAGCCGGACCGGAGGCATGGGCAACAGCGACTTCGTCCCGACCGACGTAGGGGCCAACGCCTTCGGAAGGCGAAGGAGAAACGTCCAGATGTAG
- the calca gene encoding calcitonin/calcitonin-related polypeptide, alpha isoform X1 produces MVLLKISAFLVVYAVFVCQINSSHAVPLRSVLESSSDRVALNDYEVRRLLNALVKEFMQMMAEELEQQVPDANSLDRSIVKRCTSLSTCVVGKLSQELHKLQTIQRTDVGATTPGKKRGILPELENERYANYREPFESN; encoded by the exons ATGGTTCTGCTGAAGATCTCCGCTTTCCTTGTGGTCTATGCTGTTTTTGTATGTCAGATAAACAGCTCCCATGCAGTCCCCCTCAG ATCTGTGCTGGAGTCATCTTCAGACAGGGTGGCGCTCAATGATTACGAAGTTCGACGATTGCTGAATGCGCTAGTGAAGGAGTTCATGCAGATGATGGCCGAGGAACTGGAGCAACAAGTACCCGATGCCAATAG CTTGGATAGATCCATTGTCAAACGGTGCACGAGTCTGAGCACTTGTGTGGTGGGAAAGTTGTCCCAGGAGTTGCACAAGTTGCAAACCATCCAACGCACTGACGTAGGAGCGACAACCCCTGGCAAGAAGAGGGGCATTCTCCCGGAACTGGAAAATGAACGCTATGCAAACTACAGGGAGCCATTTGAAAGCAACTAA